A genomic window from Fibrobacterota bacterium includes:
- a CDS encoding lamin tail domain-containing protein — protein MSMFPLPAILALSAAVRLSEIQASPPAGLPEFIELSGSPAVRLSGWSLDDGSVRRPLPEGATLPASGVLVVSPDCRAIREAWAGVDIPCAQSASWGRLSMESDIVVLRDSLGNVADSVQWSARTWGEWPRGKSRVRVSNGLPGSDPASWRTSRASQGASPGWLEAPEESVAEPFVFESVRKAVRPGDRNLLRLRAVGSVRVEVFDLARRRLGIVFEGEAPATGTVEWDGRVGGRNLTPGVYLILAACGSDSRRIWIAVGKP, from the coding sequence ATGTCCATGTTCCCCCTCCCCGCGATCCTCGCCCTCTCGGCCGCCGTGCGCCTGTCCGAAATCCAGGCAAGCCCTCCGGCAGGTCTTCCCGAATTCATCGAGCTTTCCGGCAGTCCCGCCGTGCGTCTGTCCGGCTGGAGCCTGGATGATGGTTCCGTCCGGCGACCCTTGCCGGAAGGAGCCACGCTTCCCGCTTCGGGAGTCCTGGTGGTCTCCCCCGATTGCCGGGCCATCCGCGAGGCATGGGCGGGTGTCGACATCCCCTGCGCCCAGAGCGCCTCGTGGGGGCGGTTGTCGATGGAATCCGATATTGTCGTCCTGCGCGACAGCCTCGGGAACGTTGCGGATTCTGTCCAGTGGTCCGCCAGGACCTGGGGGGAATGGCCCCGGGGGAAAAGCCGGGTGCGGGTTTCCAATGGGCTTCCAGGAAGCGATCCCGCCTCCTGGCGGACCTCCCGTGCCAGTCAGGGAGCGAGTCCGGGATGGCTCGAGGCCCCCGAAGAGTCTGTCGCGGAACCGTTCGTGTTCGAATCGGTGCGCAAGGCCGTCCGCCCGGGAGACCGCAATCTCCTGCGCTTGCGCGCCGTCGGGTCGGTGCGCGTGGAGGTCTTCGATCTGGCCCGCCGACGCTTGGGGATCGTGTTCGAGGGGGAGGCGCCTGCCACGGGAACCGTCGAATGGGACGGCCGAGTTGGAGGACGGAATTTGACTCCCGGAGTCTACCTGATTCTGGCCGCCTGCGGATCCGATTCCCGGCGCATCTGGATCGCGGTGGGCAAGCCATGA